From a single Bacillus pumilus genomic region:
- a CDS encoding UDP-N-acetylglucosamine 1-carboxyvinyltransferase, with protein sequence MEKLNIAGGDPLRGTVHISGAKNSAVALIPATILADSPVTIEGLPHISDIDTLRDLLEEIGGKVTFEKGEMVVNPASMISMPLPNGKVKKLRASYYLMGAMLGRFKQAVIGLPGGCHLGPRPIDQHIKGFEALGAEVTNEQGAIYLRAEKLVGARIYLDVVSVGATINIMLAAVLAEGKTVIENAAKEPEIIDVATLLASMGAKIKGAGTDVIRIEGVESLHGCKHSIIPDRIEAGTFLIAGAAMGDEVVLDNVIPTHLESITAKLREMGFTIETSNDQMLIVGRNEGLKPVDIKTLVYPGFPTDLQQPMTALLTKAKGTSVVTDTIYSARFKHIDELRRMGANMKVEGRSAIITGQTQLQGAKVKASDLRAGACLVVAGLMADGVTEITGLEHIDRGYSLLEKKLEGLGATIWREKLNDQEIEELQNS encoded by the coding sequence ATGGAAAAGTTAAACATTGCCGGCGGTGATCCCTTGCGCGGGACCGTACATATTAGTGGTGCGAAAAATAGTGCAGTGGCACTGATTCCTGCCACGATTCTCGCTGATTCTCCAGTAACCATTGAGGGCCTTCCGCATATTTCAGATATTGACACATTACGAGATCTGTTAGAAGAGATTGGCGGAAAGGTCACTTTTGAAAAAGGTGAAATGGTCGTCAATCCTGCTTCCATGATCAGTATGCCGCTTCCTAATGGGAAAGTGAAGAAATTGCGTGCATCCTATTATTTAATGGGGGCCATGCTGGGCAGATTCAAGCAGGCTGTCATCGGGCTTCCTGGAGGATGTCACTTAGGACCTAGGCCGATCGATCAGCATATCAAAGGCTTTGAAGCACTTGGAGCCGAGGTGACAAACGAACAGGGTGCGATTTATTTGCGCGCTGAGAAATTAGTCGGAGCCCGTATTTACCTTGATGTTGTTAGTGTAGGTGCGACCATCAATATCATGCTGGCAGCCGTACTGGCTGAAGGGAAAACGGTCATTGAAAATGCCGCAAAAGAACCCGAAATTATTGATGTAGCGACTCTTCTTGCAAGCATGGGAGCGAAAATCAAAGGTGCGGGTACTGATGTGATTCGAATCGAAGGTGTAGAATCTCTTCATGGCTGTAAGCATTCCATCATCCCTGATCGCATAGAAGCAGGCACATTTTTAATTGCAGGTGCTGCGATGGGAGATGAAGTTGTACTTGATAATGTGATCCCAACTCATTTAGAATCAATTACGGCGAAACTTAGAGAAATGGGGTTCACCATTGAAACTAGCAATGATCAGATGCTGATCGTTGGCAGAAACGAAGGACTCAAGCCTGTCGATATCAAAACCCTTGTGTATCCGGGCTTTCCGACTGACCTTCAGCAGCCGATGACGGCGCTGTTAACAAAGGCGAAAGGCACGAGTGTGGTCACAGATACGATCTACTCAGCCCGCTTTAAGCACATTGACGAATTGCGTCGAATGGGTGCGAACATGAAGGTGGAAGGAAGATCCGCCATTATTACTGGACAAACGCAGCTTCAAGGAGCGAAGGTGAAAGCAAGTGACCTGCGTGCAGGTGCTTGTCTCGTCGTCGCAGGATTAATGGCAGACGGTGTGACCGAAATCACAGGGCTTGAACATATAGACAGAGGATATAGTTTGCTTGAGAAGAAGCTTGAAGGCTTGGGTGCCACCATCTGGCGTGAAAAGCTGAATGACCAAGAAATAGAAGAACTTCAAAATTCATAA
- a CDS encoding DUF2529 domain-containing protein, translating to MLKIFTTQLSGIFSRIGEKQAEAIEDGARLLAQAVVSGHAVYFHGKNELAAVALEASESMEPFPGAKVLPLDHTERSLLHPSDRVLLFYSDPEDQEIQSLVKELHAQGTAVVGVGPAQKEPSIIEEHCDVHIDFQLKKPLVPAEDGTRFGFPALMTCLYVYHALSFTVKEIVEEYE from the coding sequence TTGTTAAAAATTTTCACAACCCAGTTATCAGGTATTTTTTCACGTATTGGAGAAAAACAAGCTGAAGCGATTGAAGATGGTGCACGTCTTCTTGCACAGGCCGTTGTCAGTGGACATGCCGTTTATTTTCATGGAAAAAATGAACTAGCCGCTGTAGCGCTCGAGGCATCTGAAAGCATGGAGCCATTTCCAGGTGCGAAAGTACTGCCGCTTGATCACACGGAACGTAGCTTACTCCATCCGAGTGACAGGGTGCTGCTATTTTATTCAGATCCAGAAGATCAGGAGATTCAATCTCTTGTCAAAGAGCTGCACGCTCAAGGTACGGCCGTTGTGGGTGTCGGGCCTGCACAAAAGGAGCCATCCATCATTGAGGAGCATTGTGATGTCCACATTGACTTTCAGCTCAAGAAACCGCTTGTACCCGCTGAAGATGGAACAAGGTTTGGTTTTCCTGCTTTAATGACGTGCTTATACGTCTACCACGCCCTATCGTTTACAGTAAAAGAAATCGTTGAGGAATATGAATAA
- a CDS encoding uberolysin/carnocyclin family circular bacteriocin translates to MTKATDSKFYALLSLSLLAVTLVALVIGNGSLIAANLGVSTATAATVVNFLDTWSSVATVITIVGVFTGVGTISSGVAATILAILKKQGKAKAAAF, encoded by the coding sequence ATGACGAAAGCAACAGATTCTAAGTTTTATGCTTTATTATCGCTATCACTTCTTGCGGTAACATTAGTAGCTTTAGTGATTGGTAATGGTTCTTTGATTGCAGCAAATCTGGGTGTTAGTACTGCAACTGCGGCAACAGTAGTTAATTTCTTAGATACTTGGTCCTCAGTAGCGACAGTCATTACAATCGTTGGTGTTTTCACTGGCGTAGGAACAATTAGTTCAGGTGTAGCTGCTACTATTTTAGCTATCCTTAAGAAGCAAGGAAAAGCGAAAGCTGCTGCTTTTTAA
- a CDS encoding class II fructose-bisphosphate aldolase, with protein MPLVSMTEMLKDAKEKGYAVGQFNLNNLEFTQAILQAAEEEKSPVILGVSEGAGRYMGGFKTVVAMVKALIEEYNVTVPVAIHLDHGSSFESCAKAIHAGFTSVMIDASHHPFEENIATTAKVVELAHFHGVSVEAELGTVGGQEDDVIAEGVIYADPKECQELVERTGIDCLAPALGSVHGPYKGEPNLGFAEMEEIGKSTGLPLVLHGGTGIPTADIKRSISLGTAKINVNTENQIASAKAVRETLAAKTEEYDPRKYLGPARDAIKATVIGKMREFGSSNQA; from the coding sequence ATGCCTTTAGTTTCAATGACAGAAATGTTGAAAGACGCAAAGGAAAAAGGTTACGCTGTTGGACAGTTTAACTTAAATAACTTAGAATTCACGCAAGCGATTTTACAAGCTGCTGAAGAAGAGAAATCTCCAGTTATCTTAGGAGTATCTGAAGGAGCAGGACGCTACATGGGCGGCTTCAAAACTGTTGTCGCAATGGTAAAAGCGTTAATCGAAGAATATAATGTAACAGTTCCTGTTGCGATTCATTTAGATCACGGTTCAAGCTTTGAATCTTGTGCAAAAGCCATTCATGCAGGATTTACTTCTGTCATGATCGACGCTTCTCACCATCCATTCGAAGAGAACATAGCAACAACTGCAAAAGTAGTTGAGCTTGCACATTTCCACGGTGTATCTGTAGAAGCTGAGCTTGGAACTGTTGGTGGACAAGAAGACGACGTCATCGCTGAGGGCGTTATTTATGCTGATCCAAAAGAGTGCCAAGAGCTCGTAGAACGCACTGGCATTGACTGCCTTGCACCTGCATTAGGTTCAGTGCATGGCCCATACAAAGGTGAACCAAACCTTGGATTTGCTGAAATGGAAGAAATTGGAAAATCAACTGGTCTTCCACTTGTTCTTCACGGCGGAACAGGTATTCCAACTGCTGATATCAAGCGTTCGATTTCCCTTGGTACAGCGAAAATCAATGTAAACACTGAAAACCAAATTGCTTCTGCGAAAGCAGTACGCGAAACACTTGCTGCAAAAACAGAAGAGTATGATCCACGTAAATATCTTGGACCAGCTCGTGACGCAATTAAAGCGACTGTTATTGGCAAAATGCGCGAATTTGGTTCTTCTAACCAAGCATAA
- the rpoE gene encoding DNA-directed RNA polymerase subunit delta → MSLKEYSQEQLKQMSLVELAYEIFRDSKTPITFSELIDEMIRLQGIQKSDLDDRLAQFYTDLNIDGRFISLGDQRWGLRSWYPVDQMEEEVQPAVKTKAKKKKTKAAVVEEDFDEIEEEEEIDELEEELDLVEDDDDLDLDDDEEIDEEIEDFDEDDDEDDDGLTEIEEDDLDDNEEEK, encoded by the coding sequence TTGAGTTTGAAAGAATACTCACAGGAACAGCTCAAACAAATGTCTTTAGTTGAACTTGCATATGAAATTTTCAGAGACAGCAAAACACCAATTACGTTTTCCGAGTTAATAGATGAAATGATCCGTTTGCAAGGGATACAAAAATCTGATCTTGATGATCGGCTTGCTCAATTTTATACAGACTTAAATATAGATGGCCGCTTTATTTCGTTAGGTGATCAGAGATGGGGACTTCGCAGCTGGTATCCAGTTGATCAAATGGAAGAAGAAGTTCAGCCAGCTGTGAAAACAAAAGCGAAAAAGAAAAAAACAAAAGCAGCTGTCGTTGAAGAAGACTTCGATGAAATTGAAGAGGAAGAAGAAATCGACGAGCTTGAAGAAGAACTTGATCTTGTTGAAGACGATGATGACCTCGACCTAGACGATGATGAGGAAATTGATGAAGAAATAGAAGACTTCGACGAAGATGATGACGAAGATGATGACGGCTTAACGGAAATTGAAGAAGACGATTTAGACGATAATGAGGAAGAAAAATAA
- the glpX gene encoding class II fructose-bisphosphatase codes for MERSLSMELVRVTEAAALKSARWMGRGLKDEADDAATSAMRDVFDTIPMKGTVVIGEGEMDEAPMLYIGEKLGNGYGPRVDVAVDPLEGTNIVASGGWNALAVIAVADHGNLLNAPDMYMDKIAVGPEAVGCIDIEAPVIDNLRAVAKAKNKDIEDVVATILNRDRHEKIIAELREAGARIKLIDDGDVAGAINTAFDHTGVDILFGSGGAPEGVLSAVALKALGGEIHGKLLPQSEEELRRCEKMGLDVGKVLRMEDLVKGDDAIFAATGVTDGELLKGVQFKGSVGTTHSVVMRAKSGTVRFVDGRHSLKKKPNLVIRP; via the coding sequence ATGGAAAGAAGTTTATCGATGGAACTAGTACGGGTGACAGAAGCAGCCGCATTAAAATCTGCCCGCTGGATGGGAAGAGGACTAAAAGACGAAGCGGATGATGCTGCAACAAGTGCAATGCGTGATGTATTTGATACCATTCCGATGAAAGGGACAGTAGTCATCGGCGAGGGAGAAATGGACGAAGCACCAATGCTTTATATTGGGGAAAAGCTTGGGAACGGATATGGACCTCGCGTGGATGTGGCTGTTGATCCATTAGAAGGAACAAATATTGTGGCAAGCGGCGGCTGGAATGCCTTAGCTGTTATTGCGGTTGCAGATCATGGCAACTTGCTGAATGCACCTGATATGTACATGGATAAGATCGCAGTAGGTCCAGAAGCGGTAGGCTGCATCGACATTGAAGCGCCTGTCATTGACAATCTTCGCGCTGTAGCAAAAGCAAAAAACAAAGATATTGAAGATGTGGTTGCGACGATTTTAAACAGAGATCGACATGAGAAAATTATTGCTGAACTGAGAGAAGCAGGAGCAAGAATTAAATTGATCGATGATGGTGACGTTGCAGGAGCCATTAATACAGCATTTGATCACACAGGTGTTGATATTTTATTTGGTTCAGGCGGAGCGCCAGAAGGTGTCCTTTCTGCTGTTGCGTTAAAGGCACTTGGTGGTGAAATCCACGGAAAGCTTCTTCCTCAAAGTGAAGAAGAACTGAGACGCTGTGAGAAAATGGGGCTGGATGTTGGCAAAGTCCTAAGGATGGAAGACCTTGTAAAAGGTGATGATGCCATTTTTGCAGCGACTGGTGTAACGGACGGCGAGCTATTAAAAGGTGTTCAATTCAAAGGCTCTGTTGGAACAACACATAGTGTTGTTATGCGTGCGAAATCGGGTACGGTTCGTTTTGTAGACGGCAGACACAGCTTAAAGAAAAAACCGAATCTTGTCATCCGTCCGTAA
- a CDS encoding ATP-binding cassette domain-containing protein: MGLEFVECTKKFKDNIILDKVNFSVPSGLFHLVGRNGAGKSTLLKMIAGLDKRYSGDIEINKESTLYLNVDPIGIHPFTIRENLEILWNTFHIVPTEEQLGIVNDFFDGNLDGSYSRASTGMKAKVGLSLLFVKDWKTILIDETMSSLDSESIDMLSERLVNLSIEKISTIIYVSHSMVNKRLNDHSSIMSIEDGRLLWNNVQE, from the coding sequence GTGGGATTAGAATTTGTAGAATGTACGAAGAAGTTCAAAGACAATATCATACTAGATAAAGTAAATTTTTCAGTTCCATCAGGTCTCTTTCATTTAGTGGGGCGAAATGGTGCAGGTAAAAGCACTCTCCTTAAAATGATAGCTGGTCTAGATAAGAGATACTCTGGAGATATTGAGATAAACAAAGAATCGACTCTTTATTTAAATGTTGATCCAATTGGCATTCACCCATTTACAATTAGAGAAAACCTAGAGATTCTGTGGAATACGTTTCATATTGTACCGACTGAAGAACAATTGGGTATTGTGAATGATTTTTTTGATGGTAACCTAGATGGTTCGTATAGCAGAGCATCTACGGGTATGAAAGCGAAGGTAGGATTATCTTTATTGTTCGTAAAAGATTGGAAAACCATTCTAATTGATGAAACCATGTCATCTCTAGATTCAGAGAGTATAGATATGCTATCTGAGAGGCTAGTGAATCTTTCTATTGAAAAAATTTCCACCATCATTTATGTTTCCCATAGCATGGTGAATAAGCGCTTAAACGATCATTCAAGCATTATGAGTATAGAAGATGGGAGGCTATTATGGAACAACGTCCAAGAATAA
- a CDS encoding uberolysin/carnocyclin family circular bacteriocin: MMKVKKLGLFSLLLIAGTMASLVVSNGSSVATVITSVGVFFGVGIISSGVAAAILAVLKKQGKAKAAAF; the protein is encoded by the coding sequence ATGATGAAAGTAAAAAAACTTGGCTTATTCTCACTATTGTTAATTGCAGGTACAATGGCATCTTTAGTCGTTAGTAATGGTTCTTCGGTAGCGACAGTCATTACGAGCGTTGGCGTTTTCTTTGGGGTTGGGATCATTAGTTCAGGTGTAGCTGCTGCTATTTTGGCTGTACTTAAAAAACAAGGAAAAGCCAAGGCTGCTGCTTTTTAA
- the fsa gene encoding fructose-6-phosphate aldolase, whose translation MLFFVDTANIADIKEAHELGILAGVTTNPSLVAKEKDVSFHDRLREITDVVSGSVSAEVISLKAEEMIEEGKELAAIAPNITVKIPMTTDGLKAVKALTDLGIKTNVTLIFSANQALLAARAGATYVSPFLGRLDDIGQNGLDLISEVKTIFDVHGLDTQIIAASIRHPQHVTEAALRGAHIGTMPLKVIKQLTKHPLTDAGIEQFLADWNK comes from the coding sequence ATGTTATTTTTCGTAGATACAGCAAATATCGCAGACATTAAAGAGGCGCACGAGCTTGGCATTTTAGCAGGCGTCACAACAAACCCTAGTTTAGTAGCGAAAGAAAAGGACGTATCATTCCACGACCGTCTTCGCGAAATCACTGACGTCGTATCGGGTTCTGTCAGTGCAGAAGTCATTTCCCTTAAAGCAGAAGAAATGATTGAAGAAGGAAAAGAGCTTGCTGCCATTGCGCCAAATATCACGGTTAAAATTCCAATGACAACAGATGGTCTTAAAGCTGTCAAAGCGTTAACAGACCTTGGAATTAAAACAAACGTTACTTTGATTTTTAGTGCAAACCAGGCATTGCTTGCAGCTAGAGCTGGTGCGACGTATGTTTCTCCATTCCTCGGCCGCTTAGATGACATTGGCCAAAATGGTCTTGATCTCATCAGCGAAGTGAAAACCATTTTTGATGTTCATGGATTAGATACACAAATCATTGCTGCATCCATTCGTCACCCGCAACACGTGACAGAAGCTGCGCTTAGAGGTGCTCATATCGGCACAATGCCACTGAAAGTCATCAAGCAGCTGACAAAACACCCATTAACGGATGCAGGCATCGAGCAATTTTTAGCAGACTGGAACAAATAA
- the pyrG gene encoding glutamine hydrolyzing CTP synthase: protein MTKYIFVTGGVVSSLGKGITAASLGRLLKNRGMDVTIQKFDPYINVDPGTMSPYQHGEVFVTDDGAETDLDLGHYERFIDINLNKYSNVTTGKIYSTVLKKERRGDYLGGTVQVIPHITNEIKDRVYRAGKETGADVVITEIGGTVGDIESLPFLEAIRQMKSDIGRENVMYIHCTLVPYIRAAGELKTKPTQHSVKELRSLGIQPNVIVVRTEMPLAQDMKDKIALFCDIDTKAVIECQDADTLYSIPLDLQKQGLDKLVCEHMKLDCQDADMTEWTALVDKVQNLSKQVTIGLVGKYVELQDAYISVVESLRHAGYAFDADVQIKWINAEEVTAENMADFVQDVDGIIVPGGFGDRGVEGKIIATQYARENKVPFFGICLGMQVASIEYARNVLGLEGAHSAEIDPETAFPIIDLLPEQKDVDDLGGTLRLGLYPCKLIEDSKAFAAYNDEVVYERHRHRYEFNNEYRQQMESAGFIFSGTSPDGRLVEIIELKDHPWFLASQFHPEFVSRPTRPQPLFRDFVGASLQASESK, encoded by the coding sequence ATGACAAAGTATATTTTTGTAACAGGAGGAGTTGTTTCCTCACTTGGAAAAGGAATCACGGCTGCATCATTAGGCCGCCTTCTGAAAAATAGAGGGATGGATGTCACCATTCAAAAATTCGATCCATATATCAACGTAGATCCAGGGACAATGAGTCCATACCAGCACGGTGAGGTATTCGTCACAGATGACGGTGCTGAAACAGACCTTGATTTAGGTCACTATGAGCGTTTCATTGATATTAACTTAAATAAGTACAGCAATGTCACAACGGGTAAAATCTATTCTACTGTTCTGAAGAAAGAGCGCCGCGGCGATTATTTAGGCGGAACTGTACAGGTCATTCCCCACATTACAAATGAAATCAAAGACCGCGTGTACCGTGCCGGAAAAGAAACAGGTGCAGATGTGGTCATTACAGAAATCGGCGGAACAGTGGGAGACATCGAATCTCTTCCATTCCTTGAAGCGATTCGTCAAATGAAGAGTGACATCGGACGTGAAAACGTGATGTACATTCATTGTACCCTCGTACCTTACATTCGTGCAGCGGGTGAATTGAAAACAAAACCAACACAGCATAGTGTGAAAGAACTTCGCAGTCTTGGTATTCAGCCAAACGTTATTGTGGTCAGAACTGAAATGCCATTGGCACAAGATATGAAGGACAAAATTGCGCTATTCTGTGATATTGATACAAAAGCTGTTATCGAATGCCAAGATGCAGACACGCTATACTCTATTCCGCTTGATTTACAAAAACAAGGACTAGACAAGCTTGTATGTGAACATATGAAACTTGACTGTCAAGATGCAGATATGACGGAGTGGACAGCGCTAGTCGATAAAGTGCAAAATCTTTCGAAACAAGTCACAATTGGTCTTGTAGGGAAATATGTTGAGCTGCAAGATGCTTATATTTCTGTTGTTGAATCACTTCGTCATGCTGGTTATGCGTTTGATGCAGATGTTCAAATTAAATGGATCAATGCAGAAGAAGTGACGGCAGAGAATATGGCTGATTTCGTACAAGATGTTGATGGCATTATTGTTCCTGGAGGCTTCGGAGACCGCGGAGTAGAAGGGAAAATCATTGCCACGCAATATGCACGTGAAAACAAAGTGCCATTCTTCGGCATCTGCTTAGGAATGCAAGTTGCGTCTATCGAATATGCGAGAAACGTACTAGGTCTTGAGGGCGCTCATTCAGCGGAAATCGATCCTGAAACAGCATTCCCAATCATTGACCTTCTTCCAGAACAGAAGGATGTAGATGATCTAGGCGGAACTCTTCGCCTTGGTCTATACCCATGTAAATTAATTGAAGACTCAAAAGCATTTGCTGCATACAATGACGAAGTGGTCTACGAACGCCATCGTCATCGCTACGAGTTTAATAACGAATACAGACAGCAAATGGAATCTGCAGGCTTTATCTTCTCTGGTACAAGCCCAGATGGACGTCTTGTTGAAATTATCGAGCTGAAGGATCACCCTTGGTTCCTTGCGTCTCAGTTCCACCCAGAATTCGTTTCAAGACCGACAAGACCACAGCCATTATTTAGAGATTTCGTTGGTGCTTCACTGCAAGCATCTGAATCAAAATAA
- a CDS encoding stage II sporulation protein M, producing the protein MIHKRLKYFLWYYSIYCILLIGTGIYLGNIVNKDLFEAAPPSSGQEFMSVVLTHNLTNFAMYLLGFLLSPIFQIMDFGGSSFVITMGFRTLGAQEALGKLIPHGLLEFPNMLFYQGISQYVLFTLIYTKSIKVALGVMKKMIPYYLLSLVILIIAAFIEGYDSLLFSIIINHRWFY; encoded by the coding sequence ATGATACATAAAAGATTGAAATATTTTTTGTGGTACTACTCTATCTACTGTATTTTGCTGATAGGTACAGGGATTTATCTTGGGAATATAGTCAACAAAGATTTATTTGAAGCAGCACCGCCAAGTTCGGGCCAGGAATTTATGTCTGTAGTCCTAACACATAACTTAACGAACTTTGCCATGTACTTACTGGGGTTCTTGTTGTCGCCTATATTTCAAATAATGGATTTTGGAGGCTCATCCTTCGTCATCACGATGGGTTTTCGAACGCTAGGAGCACAAGAAGCTTTAGGTAAACTAATTCCTCATGGGCTATTAGAATTTCCGAATATGTTGTTTTATCAAGGAATAAGCCAGTATGTGCTTTTCACACTAATTTATACGAAATCAATTAAAGTTGCTTTAGGTGTCATGAAAAAAATGATTCCTTATTATCTGCTATCGTTAGTCATCCTAATAATAGCTGCTTTTATTGAAGGGTATGATTCCTTATTATTTTCTATCATTATCAATCATAGATGGTTTTATTGA
- a CDS encoding response regulator: MNEKILIVDDQYGIRILLNEVFHKEGYQTFQAANGLQALDIVKNHRPNLVLLDMKIPGMDGIEILKRMKLIDEDIRVIIMTAYGELDMIQESKELGALTHFAKPFDIDEIRDAVKEYLPLETNG; the protein is encoded by the coding sequence ATGAATGAGAAAATTTTAATTGTCGATGATCAATATGGTATTAGAATATTATTGAATGAAGTGTTTCATAAAGAAGGCTATCAAACCTTCCAAGCCGCCAATGGACTTCAGGCGTTAGATATTGTGAAAAATCATAGACCCAACCTTGTGCTACTTGATATGAAAATTCCCGGAATGGATGGAATTGAAATTTTAAAGCGCATGAAATTAATTGATGAAGACATCCGTGTCATCATTATGACAGCTTATGGCGAATTAGATATGATCCAAGAATCCAAAGAACTCGGTGCTTTGACGCACTTCGCTAAACCTTTTGATATTGATGAGATCCGAGATGCTGTGAAAGAATACTTGCCGCTCGAAACAAATGGCTAA